A single region of the Canis lupus dingo isolate Sandy chromosome 38, ASM325472v2, whole genome shotgun sequence genome encodes:
- the CD1E gene encoding T-cell surface glycoprotein CD1e, membrane-associated, producing MPLLLLLLFGGLVQRGASTGASQGAGLPHPATEEPPSFRVLQTSSFANYSWAYTQGGGWLGELQTHGWDNVRDTIRFLWPWSRGNFSAVELKNLQSLFALYFHGFAIEVQAFARYFQFEYPFELQMSAGCRLHTGKASESFLNGAYQGSDFLSFQGNSWYPSPGAGSRARKVCEMLNRYQDIKEIVKSLIGYICPQFLAGILEAGKAELGRQVRPEAWLSADPSPGPGRLWLVCHVSGFHPKPVRVTWMRGEQEQRGTRRGDFLPHADGTWYLRATLDVAAREAAGLSCRVKHSSLGGQDMVLHWGGGNSALLTLSGLAAVVTLLALPVVHTCCKKRSSNRKAPAPSPDSPTGTNTPKPRTSGHQLYTPQESWVKNRFLEKLKASLNRLWRR from the exons ATGCcgctcctgctgctcctgctcttcGGGGGACTTGTCCAGCGCGGGGCAAGCACAGGGG CATCCCAGGGTGCAGGACTCCCTCATCCAGCCACAGAAGAGCCCCCCTCCTTCCGCGTGCTGCAGACGTCCTCCTTTGCCAACTACAGCTGGGCGTATACGCAGGGCGGGGGCTGGCTGGGCGAGCTGCAGACGCATGGCTGGGACAATGTCCGGGACACAATCCGCTTCCTGTGGCCCTGGTCCCGGGGGAACTTCAGTGCAGTGGAGCTAAAGAATCTGCAGAGCCTGTTCGCGCTGTATTTCCACGGTTTCGCCATCGAAGTGCAGGCCTTTGCACGTTATTTTCAGTTTGAAT ACCCCTTCGAGCTCCAGATGTCAGCCGGCTGTAGACTGCACACTGGGAAGGCCTCGGAAAGCTTCTTGAATGGAGCGTATCAAGGCTCAGATTTTCTGAGTTTCCAAGGAAACTCCTGGTACCCATCTCCAGGAGCGGGGAGTCGGGCTCGGAAGGTCTGTGAGATGCTCAACAGGTACCAAGATATTAAGGAAATCGTGAAGAGCCTCATCGGCTATATCTGCCCTCAGTTCCTGGCGGGGATCCTTGAAGCAGGAAAAGCAGAGCTGGGGCGACAAG TGCGACCCGAGGCCTGGCTGTCTGCTGatcccagccctgggcctggccggCTGTGGCTGGTGTGCCACGTCTCCGGCTTTCACCCTAAGCCTGTGCGGGTGACGTGGATGCGGGGTGAGCAGGAGCAGCGGGGCACCCGGCGAGGCGACTTCTTGCCCCATGCTGACGGCACGTGGTATCTCCGAGCGACCCTGGACGTGGCGGCCCGGGAGGCGGCCGGCCTGTCCTGCCGGGTGAAGCACAGCAGTCTAGGGGGCCAGGACATGGTCCTCCACTGGG GAGGTGGAAACTCAGCCCTGCTGACCCTCAGCGGTCTGGCAGCCGTGGTCACCCTGCTCGCGCTGCCCGTGGTGCACACCTGCTGTAAAAAGCGCAG CTCAAATCGGAAGGCCCCTGCACCCAGTCCTGACTCTCCCACGGGCACCAACACCCCCAAGCCCAGGACGTCTGGACACCAGCTCTACACGCCACAGGAATCATGGgtcaaaaatagatttttagagaAATTGAAAGCAAGCCTAAATCGACTCTGGCGACGTTAG
- the LOC112642825 gene encoding olfactory receptor 10T2, with protein sequence MHSFNRTTMVTRFVLVGFSSLGELQLLLFVIFLLLYLTILLANATIMAVIRCSRTLHTPMYGFLFILSFSESCYTFVIIPQLLVHLLSATKSISFVACAAQLFFFLGFACTNCFLIAVMGYDRYVAICQPLRYTLVMNKRLGLGLVSLSGVTGFFIALVATNLICDMPFCGPNRVNHYFCDMAPVIKLACTDTHVKELALFSLSILVIMVPFLLILISYGFILNTILKIPSAEGKRKAFATCASHLTVVIVHYGCASIIYLRPRSKSASDKDQLVAVTYTVVTPLLNPLVYSLRNQEVKTALKRVLGMPVATKVI encoded by the coding sequence ATGCACAGTTTCAATAGAACCACTATGGTTACGCGGTTTGTCCTGGTGGGCTTCTCTAGCCTGGGGGAGCTCCAGCTACTGCTGTTTGTCATCTTCCTTCTCCTGTATTTGACAATCCTACTGGCCAATGCAACCATCATGGCTGTTATCCGCTGCAGCCGGACTCTACACACTCCCATGTATGGTTTCTTattcatcctttccttttctgagtCCTGCTACACATTTGTCATCATCCCTCAGCTGCTGGTCCACCTGCTCTCAGCCACCAAGAGCATCTCCTTTGTGGCCTGTGCTGCccagcttttcttcttccttggcttTGCCTGCACCAACTGCTTTCTCATCGCTGTGATGGGGTATGACCGCTACGTGGCAATTTGCCAGCCTCTGAGGTATACACTTGTCATGAACAAAAGGCTAGGGTTGGGGTTGGTTTCCCTGTCTGGAGTCACAGGTTTCTTCATTGCTTTGGTGGCCACCAATCTCATCTGTGACATGCCCTTCTGTGGCCCCAACAGGGTCAACCACTACTTCTGTGACATGGCACCTGTTATTAAGTTGGCCTGCACAGACACCCATGTGAAAGAACTGGCTCTATTCAGCCTCAGCATCTTGGTGATCATGGTGCCTTTCCTGCTAATTCTCATCTCCTATGGCTTCATCCTTAATACCATCCTGAAGATCCCCTCGGCTGAGGGAAAAAGGAAGGCctttgccacctgcgcctcccaCCTCACAGTGGTCATCGTGCACTACGGCTGTGCGTCCATCATCTACCTGAGGCCCAGATCCAAGTCTGCCTCAGACAAGGATCAGTTGGTGGCAGTGACCTATACTGTGGTTACTCCCCTACTTAATCCCCTTGTCTACAGTCTGAGGAATCAGGAGGTGAAGACTGCCCTCAAAAGAGTTCTGGGGATGCCTGTGGCAACCAAAGTAATCTaa
- the LOC112642865 gene encoding olfactory receptor 10K2 gives MEQGNETLVREFIFLGFSSLAGLQRLLFVAFLPLYLFTLGTNAIIISTIVLDRALHTPMYFFLAVLSCSETCYTFVIVPKMLVDLLAQKKTISFVGCAIQMFTFLFLGCSHSFLLAAMGYDRYVAICNPLRYTELMGHRVCVGLVATACACGLTIAQIITSLVFYLPFRSSNQLHHYFCDIPPVLKVASQHTHLSQIVIIMLCALVLVIPLLLILVSYIHIISAIIQFPSTLGRYKAFSTCASHLIVVTIHYGCASFIYLRLKSTYSSSQDALISVSYTMLTPLFNPLIYSLRNKEFRSALHRAVRKIIFLPQC, from the coding sequence ATGGAGCAGGGCAATGAGACCCTGGTGAGGGAGTTCATCTTCCTTGGCTTCTCTTCTCTGGCCGGGCTGCAGCGGCTGCTCTTCGTCGCCTTCCTGCCCCTCTACCTGTTCACTCTGGGCACCAATGCCATCATCATTTCCACCATCGTGCTGGACAGAGCCCtgcacacccccatgtacttcttcctggcCGTCCTCTCCTGCTCCGAGACCTGCTACACCTTTGTCATCGTCCCCAAGATGCTGGTGGACCTGCTGGCCCAGAAGAAGACCATCTCCTTCGTGGGCTGTGCCATCCAGATGTTCACCTTCCTCTTCCTCGGCTGCTCTCACTCCTTCCTGCTGGCAGCCATGGGGTATGACCGCTACGTGGCCATCTGTAACCCTCTGCGCTACACAGAGCTCATGGGACACCGGGTGTGTGTGGGACTCGTGGCCACTGCCTGTGCCTGTGGCTTGACTATTGCACAGATTATCACCTCCCTGGTGTTTTACCTGCCGTTCCGCTCCTCCAACCAGCTCCATCACTACTTCTGCGACATCCCTCCTGTCCTCAAAGTGGCATCTCAACATACCCACTTGAGTCAGATTGTCATTATCATGCTCTGTGCATTGGTCCTGGTTATCCCTCTGCTACTGATTTTGGTATCCTATATTCACATCATCTCTGCCATCATCCAATTTCCTTCCACATTAGGCAGATACAAAGCTTTCTCCACCTGTGCGTCCCACCTCATTGTTGTCACCATTCATTATGGTTGCGCCTCCTTTATCTACTTAAGGCTCAAGTCCACCTACTCCTCAAGCCAGGATGCTCTCATATCAGTCTCCTACACCATGCTCACTCCACTGTTCAACCCACTGATTTATAGCCTCAGAAATAAAGAGTTCAGGTCAGCGCTTCACAGAGCTGTGCGAAAAATCATTTTCCTGCCACAATGTTAA